From one Candidatus Zixiibacteriota bacterium genomic stretch:
- a CDS encoding SEC-C domain-containing protein, whose protein sequence is MGKREKISRNDQCPCGSGRKYKHCCEGRVDWDRILHDNPPDWKSNLSARGRNILFLERVFAALQLDREPGPKSLSDFKAAFTPKAVREINEAIIDVWPKDIDLESVLKKSHADVSGLYVGEYQTDLLLRGVTRHSLYANKILLVDPFVYPLSVREQYNPIHYPEQFRTQTLKNIDIWFHFIPWIKAGIVEFIRTPADFDPRLNWDSLHSQKRKYEESEELKALLEETARTKVEEYKEREGLRMLVLSAPDDYLRRTFRELKLGTDKFEEDKFIARIHELRKRDPYYLEPVEHDGKGWSEYHIMTTGASYDIARLTASITGSYLVTDLPTRWKEMELDREQHGASNAEWSPLAKAFQNVDLKFLNNLELTHALTLRSEGRLSKLRAFLRRLWAAASSENPYGEDKVRILADELEAEVALAQEEWKQIDRDLIKWAGGEVAAGLLAGGPLIASGHAGFLAAAIAVAGATNLITSTLKRKGFPDKLPAAFFMDLAKKQRNTD, encoded by the coding sequence GATCAATGCCCTTGTGGCAGTGGGAGAAAATACAAGCATTGCTGTGAGGGCCGAGTCGACTGGGATCGGATACTTCATGACAACCCGCCAGACTGGAAATCAAATCTCTCCGCGCGAGGCAGAAATATCTTGTTCCTTGAGCGCGTATTCGCCGCGCTGCAACTTGACAGGGAACCCGGCCCGAAGTCTCTATCCGACTTCAAAGCAGCATTTACACCTAAAGCGGTTAGGGAGATTAACGAGGCTATTATTGATGTTTGGCCTAAAGATATTGATCTGGAATCTGTACTAAAGAAATCACACGCAGATGTATCTGGGCTGTATGTGGGTGAATATCAAACCGATTTGCTTCTTCGAGGTGTCACCCGACACTCGCTGTATGCCAATAAAATTCTTCTCGTCGATCCCTTCGTCTATCCATTGAGTGTGCGAGAACAATACAACCCAATTCATTATCCGGAACAGTTCAGAACGCAGACGCTTAAGAACATTGACATATGGTTCCACTTCATACCTTGGATAAAGGCGGGAATCGTAGAATTTATTCGAACTCCCGCAGATTTTGATCCGAGACTTAATTGGGATTCTTTGCATAGCCAAAAAAGGAAATACGAAGAGAGCGAAGAGCTTAAAGCGCTCCTAGAGGAAACTGCAAGAACGAAAGTCGAGGAATACAAGGAACGAGAGGGTTTGCGAATGCTTGTTCTCTCGGCTCCGGATGACTACCTTCGCAGAACTTTCAGAGAACTTAAGCTCGGCACAGATAAGTTTGAGGAAGATAAATTCATAGCCCGCATTCATGAATTGCGCAAGCGCGATCCATATTATTTGGAGCCCGTTGAGCATGATGGTAAAGGCTGGTCTGAGTATCACATTATGACCACGGGGGCGAGCTATGACATCGCGAGACTTACTGCGTCGATTACAGGATCATACTTGGTGACGGATCTGCCAACTAGGTGGAAAGAAATGGAGCTGGATAGAGAGCAACACGGCGCCAGTAATGCGGAGTGGTCTCCTCTCGCAAAAGCATTCCAAAACGTCGATTTAAAATTCCTAAATAATCTCGAGTTGACCCACGCACTCACATTAAGAAGCGAGGGACGCCTTTCGAAGCTGAGAGCTTTTTTACGTCGGCTTTGGGCCGCAGCGTCCTCGGAAAATCCATATGGTGAGGATAAGGTGCGAATTCTTGCGGACGAACTTGAGGCAGAGGTAGCGCTGGCACAAGAAGAATGGAAACAGATTGACCGAGACTTAATCAAATGGGCCGGCGGTGAGGTGGCGGCAGGGCTATTGGCTGGAGGACCGCTTATCGCCTCCGGGCATGCGGGATTTCTTGCAGCTGCTATTGCAGTAGCGGGGGCGACAAACCTTATTACGTCTACTCTGAAGAGGAAAGGCTTCCCAGACAAACTCCCAGCCGCGTTTTTTATGGATCTTGCAAAGAAGCAAAGGAACACGGACTAA